A window from Planococcus maritimus encodes these proteins:
- a CDS encoding acetamidase/formamidase family protein — protein sequence MKTLPAQDVIYAFSNKHEPSLRAAAGDTVKIDTFDCFKNQIQSASQEVAGIDWDQVNPATGPIFVEGAEVGDVLKVEIKDLEIGEQGVMVTGPDLGVMGHRMEAMESKIIPIQNGKAVFNDRLQLPLNPMIGVIGVAPEGEPVSCGTPGSHGGNMDTKLITKGATLYFPVAVKGALFALGDFHAAMGDGEISVSGIEVPGSATVQFDVIKGSHLKHPLLENEEGLAFLVSAMTLDEAVSTAVEEMIDLLLSQSNLSVSEMTMLMSAAGEAQISQVVDPLVTARFFVPRHVLEGLNFHLFA from the coding sequence ATGAAGACCTTACCTGCACAAGATGTCATTTACGCGTTTTCCAACAAACATGAACCGAGCCTGCGGGCAGCAGCCGGTGATACAGTAAAGATCGACACATTCGATTGTTTCAAGAACCAAATCCAATCGGCCAGCCAAGAAGTCGCTGGCATCGATTGGGACCAAGTAAACCCAGCTACAGGGCCGATCTTCGTTGAAGGCGCCGAGGTCGGCGATGTCTTGAAAGTGGAGATCAAAGACCTTGAAATCGGTGAACAGGGCGTCATGGTCACAGGGCCGGACCTCGGTGTGATGGGCCACCGGATGGAAGCAATGGAATCGAAAATCATCCCCATACAAAATGGCAAGGCCGTCTTCAACGACCGGCTGCAGCTGCCGCTGAATCCCATGATCGGCGTTATCGGTGTCGCACCGGAAGGCGAGCCCGTCTCCTGCGGCACCCCTGGGTCGCATGGCGGCAATATGGATACGAAGCTGATCACAAAAGGCGCAACGCTTTATTTTCCTGTAGCGGTTAAAGGCGCATTGTTTGCACTCGGTGATTTCCATGCCGCGATGGGCGACGGGGAAATCAGTGTTTCCGGCATTGAAGTGCCCGGCAGCGCTACCGTCCAATTCGATGTCATCAAAGGCAGCCACCTGAAGCATCCATTGCTCGAAAACGAAGAGGGCCTGGCGTTTCTCGTATCGGCGATGACTTTAGACGAAGCTGTCTCTACTGCAGTGGAAGAGATGATCGATCTATTGCTCTCCCAATCCAATTTATCCGTCAGCGAAATGACCATGCTCATGAGCGCTGCCGGTGAAGCACAGATCAGTCAAGTGGTCGATCCCCTTGTGACGGCCAGATTTTTTGTTCCTCGCCATGTACTAGAAGGCTTGAACTTCCATTTATTTGCTTAA
- a CDS encoding SEC-C metal-binding domain-containing protein, which produces MVGRNDPCPCGSGKKYKKCHGKQQTVSINDLVNEELFQVRQQFFSENPNRDQLTDFRELQQDWQPRLMKSMAENDAQAFVIENFLFMQKPELWQNFLSKQIEQTQRPTTKEVLEQWPNFRVFLGQLVSGDTEKAELKDAFTGETYVMADQPPTDMEENQGLLAILLPDARAGEQGILFLNGYLTIVGKFAPFFEQLQKRIEEKGASANEDYLREHYLEVVEHIVQYSTGAVEESIELSPEHQSVMDELKKHIDAADFDEETVTNVTSILNSYLVSQQPTVQKPEALVAGYWRFLQDHELIQGPMLSAKDLSEKFGVSSSTILKRSKEFGSYFEELLAKK; this is translated from the coding sequence ATGGTAGGAAGAAATGATCCGTGTCCATGTGGCAGCGGAAAGAAATATAAGAAATGTCACGGGAAACAACAGACAGTTTCCATCAACGATTTGGTGAACGAAGAGCTGTTCCAAGTCAGACAGCAGTTCTTCTCGGAAAACCCAAACCGTGACCAGCTAACGGATTTCCGCGAGCTCCAACAAGATTGGCAGCCGCGCTTAATGAAATCGATGGCCGAAAACGATGCACAGGCTTTTGTCATCGAAAACTTCTTGTTCATGCAAAAACCGGAACTATGGCAAAACTTCCTGTCTAAGCAAATCGAACAAACGCAGCGCCCAACAACGAAAGAAGTGTTGGAGCAATGGCCAAACTTCCGTGTCTTCCTCGGCCAATTGGTTTCAGGCGATACAGAAAAAGCCGAGTTGAAAGATGCCTTTACTGGCGAAACTTACGTCATGGCGGACCAGCCGCCGACAGATATGGAAGAAAACCAAGGGCTTCTTGCGATTCTTTTGCCGGATGCACGCGCTGGTGAACAAGGCATCTTGTTCTTGAACGGCTATTTGACGATTGTCGGCAAATTTGCACCGTTCTTTGAACAGTTGCAAAAACGCATCGAAGAAAAAGGCGCTTCTGCGAACGAAGACTATCTTCGCGAGCATTACCTGGAAGTGGTCGAGCATATCGTCCAATATTCAACAGGTGCTGTCGAAGAAAGCATCGAGCTTTCTCCGGAACACCAATCGGTTATGGATGAATTAAAAAAACACATTGATGCAGCGGATTTCGATGAAGAAACCGTGACGAATGTAACAAGTATCCTCAACAGCTACCTGGTCAGCCAGCAGCCGACCGTCCAGAAACCAGAGGCACTTGTTGCCGGCTACTGGCGCTTCTTGCAAGACCACGAATTGATTCAAGGGCCAATGCTTTCTGCTAAAGACTTGAGCGAAAAATTCGGCGTCTCGTCTAGCACGATCCTAAAACGCTCTAAAGAATTCGGTTCTTATTTTGAAGAATTGTTAGCTAAAAAATAA
- a CDS encoding DUF421 domain-containing protein, whose amino-acid sequence MFDMSWDSFIRIVTVGVLAYIGLLAFLRTSGKRTLTKLNAFDLVVTVALGSTLATILLDSKLSLWEGLTAFAVLIALQYLITFTAVRSKSFNKLIKSEPRLLFSEGEFLKQAMRDERIKDIEIMQAVRNSGEGDLQNIKAVILETDGSMSVITNQPGSALANVKENVKKDPL is encoded by the coding sequence ATGTTTGATATGAGTTGGGACAGTTTTATCCGGATTGTCACAGTAGGCGTTCTGGCGTATATTGGTTTACTGGCGTTTTTAAGAACTTCAGGAAAACGGACTTTAACGAAACTTAACGCCTTCGACCTCGTTGTCACCGTCGCACTTGGCTCCACCTTGGCGACGATTCTTCTCGACAGCAAACTAAGCTTATGGGAAGGCCTTACTGCGTTTGCCGTCTTGATTGCTTTGCAGTATTTGATCACTTTCACGGCAGTACGTTCGAAAAGCTTCAATAAGCTGATCAAATCAGAACCACGGCTGTTGTTTTCAGAAGGTGAATTCTTGAAACAGGCCATGCGCGATGAACGCATCAAGGATATTGAAATCATGCAGGCGGTGCGCAATTCAGGAGAAGGCGACCTGCAAAATATCAAAGCCGTCATCCTTGAAACTGATGGCAGCATGTCGGTCATTACGAACCAACCAGGCAGTGCGCTTGCCAATGTCAAAGAGAACGTAAAAAAGGATCCCTTGTAG
- a CDS encoding acyl-CoA thioesterase, whose product MEARPMRESRTIQTKLVLPPDTNHMESIFGGKVLAYIDEIAGISAMKHASRHIVVTASIDSVDFLSSAKVGDVLELEANVTSTGRTSMEVYVRVKSKNLETGEERLTTESFLTLVAIGDDGKPTPVPAVYPETAGEKLFFESAPARREHRKQRAKTPR is encoded by the coding sequence ATGGAAGCGAGACCGATGCGTGAATCACGCACGATACAGACAAAGCTGGTGTTGCCGCCAGATACGAATCACATGGAATCGATTTTCGGCGGAAAAGTGCTTGCCTATATCGATGAAATTGCCGGAATTTCGGCAATGAAGCATGCGAGCCGCCACATTGTGGTAACAGCATCGATCGACTCGGTGGACTTTTTGTCGTCTGCCAAAGTGGGTGACGTCCTGGAGTTGGAGGCGAATGTTACTTCAACCGGCAGAACTTCGATGGAAGTGTATGTGCGCGTTAAATCGAAGAACTTAGAAACCGGAGAAGAACGATTGACGACCGAATCGTTTTTGACTTTGGTCGCGATCGGCGATGACGGGAAGCCAACACCGGTGCCCGCTGTCTATCCGGAGACGGCAGGCGAGAAGCTGTTTTTCGAATCAGCGCCAGCGCGCCGGGAACACCGCAAACAACGCGCAAAAACACCTAGATAA
- a CDS encoding aminoglycoside N(3)-acetyltransferase, with product MSDLFQILNTPDFQSKDSLKQQLLELGIAAGDHLIVHSSLKSIGWVAGGAQAVVEALMEILTPEGTLVMPSQSADNSDPSYWMAPPIPENWHQPTRDHMPAYDPALTNMRGMGKIPECLHRHPATIRSPHPSHSFIAWGRFAAEWMAEQPLEDSFGKTSPLGKMMEHPVKILLIGTGFDSCTALHYAEFIQPAPSRSPQGAAMYINGVRHWATYDCIDMDSDRFPGIAKDFPGIIAKGVLGQAETQLTDMRPLVEFASAWLQRNPAPREQEN from the coding sequence ATGTCTGATCTTTTTCAAATTCTAAATACCCCCGATTTCCAATCCAAAGATTCATTGAAGCAACAACTACTCGAACTGGGAATTGCAGCCGGTGACCATTTAATCGTCCATTCTTCGTTAAAGTCGATCGGCTGGGTTGCCGGAGGCGCTCAGGCAGTCGTTGAAGCATTGATGGAAATCCTTACTCCTGAAGGGACACTAGTCATGCCTTCACAGTCTGCCGATAATTCTGACCCAAGTTATTGGATGGCACCGCCGATCCCCGAGAATTGGCATCAGCCGACGCGCGATCATATGCCGGCATACGACCCTGCCCTGACGAATATGCGTGGCATGGGCAAAATACCAGAATGCCTCCATCGCCACCCGGCAACCATCCGCAGCCCTCATCCAAGTCATTCATTTATCGCCTGGGGGCGGTTTGCCGCTGAATGGATGGCGGAACAGCCGCTCGAAGATTCGTTTGGCAAGACATCGCCACTTGGAAAAATGATGGAGCACCCAGTCAAAATCTTGTTGATCGGCACGGGATTCGATTCGTGCACGGCGCTTCATTACGCGGAATTCATTCAACCGGCTCCTAGCCGTTCGCCACAGGGCGCAGCGATGTACATTAACGGCGTTCGGCACTGGGCCACCTATGATTGCATCGATATGGATTCAGACCGCTTTCCTGGAATCGCTAAGGACTTTCCAGGTATTATCGCCAAAGGAGTCCTGGGGCAAGCCGAAACCCAGCTCACCGACATGCGCCCGCTCGTGGAATTTGCTTCGGCCTGGCTCCAACGAAACCCCGCGCCCCGCGAACAAGAAAACTAA
- a CDS encoding Fic/DOC family protein produces MSKYQHASMYCYPGTDVLVNAFDLRDEDKLKELETVYALYRLSELQLKKPQDPSDLKVFLAIHHCLLQDVYPFAGKLREEMTSKGSSTFAHPKHLAGQLKQLFDELAEEAYLKGLSKDVFIQRLAHYLAELNALHPFREGNGRAVREFARQLALNAGYRLDWTKMEEPAHIINAFVDSFNKDNERLEALLSEIIT; encoded by the coding sequence ATGTCTAAATATCAACATGCGTCCATGTACTGTTACCCTGGAACAGACGTGCTGGTAAATGCGTTCGATCTCCGGGACGAGGACAAGCTAAAGGAATTAGAGACAGTCTATGCGCTTTATCGCTTGTCGGAACTGCAATTAAAAAAGCCGCAAGACCCCTCCGATCTTAAAGTGTTCTTGGCTATCCATCACTGCTTGCTGCAGGATGTCTATCCGTTCGCCGGCAAGCTGCGCGAGGAAATGACGTCAAAAGGCAGTTCGACGTTCGCCCATCCTAAACACTTAGCTGGCCAGTTAAAGCAGCTTTTCGATGAATTGGCTGAAGAGGCTTATTTGAAGGGTTTGAGCAAAGATGTTTTTATCCAGCGCCTCGCCCATTATTTAGCGGAATTGAACGCACTCCATCCTTTTCGTGAAGGCAACGGTCGGGCAGTACGAGAATTTGCCCGCCAGCTCGCCTTGAATGCCGGCTACCGGCTGGATTGGACGAAGATGGAAGAACCCGCTCATATCATCAATGCGTTTGTGGATTCTTTTAATAAAGACAATGAGCGGTTGGAAGCGTTACTTTCGGAAATCATCACTTGA
- a CDS encoding DUF779 domain-containing protein, with translation MTERVIATDAALELIDALQEKHGPLMFHQSGGCCDGSSPMCYPKGDLMVGDQDVLMGIIGDSEFYMHKSQFEYWSHTQLIIDVVPGRGGMFSLEGAEGKRFLTRSRVFTAEESKELQN, from the coding sequence ATGACAGAACGGGTAATCGCCACAGACGCCGCCTTAGAGTTGATCGACGCTTTGCAGGAAAAGCACGGCCCATTGATGTTTCATCAATCGGGAGGCTGCTGCGATGGCAGTTCGCCGATGTGCTACCCAAAAGGAGATTTAATGGTTGGCGATCAGGACGTCTTGATGGGGATCATTGGCGACAGCGAGTTTTATATGCACAAAAGTCAATTTGAATACTGGAGCCACACGCAACTGATTATTGATGTGGTGCCGGGGCGTGGCGGGATGTTTTCTCTTGAAGGCGCAGAAGGCAAGCGTTTCTTGACTCGATCTCGTGTTTTCACAGCAGAAGAATCCAAAGAGCTGCAAAATTAA
- the adh gene encoding aldehyde dehydrogenase, which yields MVYAVPNTDGAKVNFKEQYDNFINGTWQAPKNGQYFENLSPVNGKVFTKVARSSAEDVESALDAAHAAKEAWGKTSTTERGNILLKIADRMEANLEMLAVAETWDNGKAVRETLNADLPLAIDHFRYFAGAIRAQEGGISQIDNDTVAYHFHEPLGVVGQIIPWNFPLLMAVWKLAPALAAGNCVVIKPAEQTPVSILVWAELIGDLLPPGVLNIVNGFGIETGKPLASSPRISKIAFTGETTTGRMIMQYASQNLIPVTLELGGKSPNIFFKDVMDQDDAFLDKAVEGFVMFALNQGEVCTCPSRALIQEDIYEEFMKRAIKRVEEIKTGNPLDPATMMGAQASTEQLEKIQSYLEIGKQEGAEVLAGGDRNHLEGDLSEGFYIQPTVFKGDNNMRIFQEEIFGPVLAVATFKTKEEAMEIANDTLYGLGAGIWTRDTNTAYRFGRGIQAGRVWTNCYHQYPAHAAFGGYKMSGFGRENHLMMLSHYQNTKNMLVSYSEDKLGFF from the coding sequence ATGGTATATGCAGTTCCAAACACAGACGGTGCAAAAGTAAACTTTAAAGAGCAATATGATAATTTTATAAATGGCACGTGGCAAGCGCCTAAAAATGGCCAGTATTTTGAGAATTTGTCGCCTGTAAACGGCAAAGTGTTTACAAAAGTGGCGCGTTCAAGCGCAGAGGATGTCGAATCGGCTTTGGATGCGGCGCACGCTGCAAAAGAGGCATGGGGAAAAACCTCCACGACTGAACGTGGCAATATTCTGTTGAAAATCGCTGACCGCATGGAAGCGAATCTGGAGATGCTGGCAGTGGCAGAAACTTGGGATAACGGAAAAGCGGTCCGTGAAACATTGAATGCCGATTTGCCGCTTGCGATTGATCATTTCCGCTATTTCGCAGGAGCTATCCGTGCACAAGAAGGCGGCATTAGCCAAATTGACAATGATACGGTCGCTTACCATTTTCATGAGCCGCTGGGTGTTGTCGGCCAAATTATTCCTTGGAATTTCCCGCTGCTTATGGCGGTTTGGAAACTCGCTCCAGCGCTAGCAGCTGGAAACTGTGTCGTCATCAAGCCAGCTGAACAAACACCTGTAAGCATTCTCGTATGGGCTGAATTGATTGGCGACTTGCTGCCGCCAGGCGTTCTCAATATCGTCAACGGATTCGGGATCGAAACGGGTAAACCGCTTGCTTCTAGCCCGCGCATCAGCAAAATCGCCTTTACAGGTGAAACGACGACTGGCCGCATGATCATGCAGTATGCGTCGCAAAACTTGATTCCGGTGACACTCGAGCTCGGCGGAAAATCGCCGAATATTTTCTTCAAGGACGTCATGGACCAGGATGATGCCTTCCTTGATAAAGCGGTGGAAGGATTCGTCATGTTTGCTTTGAACCAAGGCGAAGTTTGTACATGTCCATCGCGTGCTTTGATCCAGGAAGACATTTACGAAGAATTTATGAAGCGCGCCATCAAACGCGTAGAAGAAATCAAGACCGGTAATCCGCTTGACCCAGCTACGATGATGGGCGCCCAGGCATCGACGGAACAATTGGAGAAAATCCAATCTTACTTGGAAATCGGTAAGCAAGAAGGGGCAGAAGTCTTGGCAGGAGGCGACCGCAACCACTTAGAAGGCGATCTCTCAGAAGGTTTCTATATCCAGCCAACAGTCTTCAAAGGCGATAACAACATGCGTATTTTCCAGGAAGAAATTTTCGGGCCAGTACTTGCAGTTGCGACATTCAAAACCAAAGAAGAAGCGATGGAAATTGCCAACGACACGTTATACGGCTTAGGTGCGGGCATCTGGACGCGCGATACGAACACAGCTTACCGTTTCGGGCGCGGCATCCAAGCAGGGCGTGTCTGGACAAACTGCTACCACCAGTATCCGGCCCACGCAGCATTCGGCGGCTACAAAATGTCCGGTTTCGGCCGTGAAAACCATTTGATGATGCTCAGCCATTACCAGAACACGAAGAACATGCTCGTCAGCTACAGCGAAGACAAGCTTGGGTTCTTCTGA
- the rluF gene encoding 23S rRNA pseudouridine(2604) synthase RluF yields MRINKFLSETGITSRRGADKFIDAGRVEINGQKAELGSKVEPDDEVRVDGKLVQQPERAYVYLALNKPVGITSTTERHIEGNIVDFINHPERIFHIGRLDKDSEGLILMTNDGDIVNEILRAEHEHEKEYIVTVDKPVTDDFLKHMASGVEILDTTTLPAKAERVAKHVFKLTLQQGLNRQIRRMCSALGYEVKRLQRIRIMNIRLGNMKAGEWRDLTQEEKQELFRQLDYQPKR; encoded by the coding sequence ATGCGAATCAATAAATTCCTCAGCGAAACAGGCATCACATCCCGTCGTGGAGCCGATAAGTTTATCGATGCCGGACGCGTCGAAATCAACGGCCAAAAAGCGGAGCTCGGCAGTAAAGTTGAACCGGACGACGAAGTGCGGGTTGACGGCAAACTGGTCCAGCAACCGGAGCGCGCATACGTGTATTTAGCGCTCAACAAACCGGTCGGCATTACCAGTACGACAGAACGCCATATCGAAGGCAATATTGTCGACTTTATCAACCATCCTGAACGCATCTTCCATATAGGACGCCTAGATAAAGATTCAGAAGGACTCATCCTGATGACCAATGACGGCGATATTGTCAATGAGATCCTGCGGGCCGAGCACGAACACGAAAAAGAATACATCGTGACGGTCGACAAGCCGGTCACGGACGATTTTTTGAAACACATGGCAAGCGGCGTTGAGATTCTCGACACGACCACATTGCCAGCAAAAGCTGAGCGCGTCGCCAAACACGTATTCAAATTGACGCTTCAACAAGGACTTAACCGCCAAATCCGCCGAATGTGTTCTGCGCTTGGCTACGAGGTAAAGCGCCTGCAACGCATCCGCATCATGAATATCCGACTCGGCAATATGAAAGCGGGCGAATGGCGCGACCTGACACAAGAAGAAAAGCAGGAACTGTTCCGGCAACTGGATTACCAACCGAAACGCTAA
- a CDS encoding DUF6904 family protein, translating into MLSMKTTPNHTGVKISGDYFDLDELNQAIYQVIGKEGEYHGYEGSRLRILGVSYEIRHAAQGDRNVESVFNGLHEHTKKQHGFIAPDKNIYFSAEVLWPELLYAAYALRDFVRLYADKRGDLLADTHAPVIAKFQALILECLQGHVPNEEYAAILEAFRKSPSVNDYAIQYVDLLNLKYIDMTKQQREKSLSTIAMKLALQDPEYQAFRKQVIDAATPGKLPIHEIGIQAEYPEQVEW; encoded by the coding sequence ATGTTGAGCATGAAAACGACGCCGAACCATACAGGCGTCAAAATCAGCGGCGATTATTTCGATTTGGATGAACTGAACCAAGCCATCTATCAAGTAATCGGCAAAGAAGGCGAGTACCATGGCTATGAAGGATCGCGCTTGCGGATACTGGGCGTCTCTTATGAAATTCGCCATGCTGCTCAAGGCGACCGCAATGTCGAATCCGTCTTTAACGGTTTGCACGAACATACGAAAAAACAGCACGGCTTTATCGCACCTGACAAAAATATTTATTTTTCGGCGGAAGTATTATGGCCGGAACTGTTGTATGCAGCCTATGCCCTTCGTGATTTTGTCCGGCTTTATGCAGACAAGCGCGGCGATTTGTTGGCTGATACCCATGCGCCTGTGATCGCTAAATTCCAGGCGCTCATCCTTGAATGCCTGCAAGGCCATGTCCCCAACGAAGAATATGCAGCCATTTTAGAAGCGTTCCGTAAATCGCCTTCAGTCAATGATTACGCCATCCAATATGTGGACCTGTTAAATCTGAAGTATATCGATATGACTAAACAGCAGCGCGAAAAAAGCCTGTCGACTATTGCTATGAAATTGGCGCTTCAAGACCCCGAGTACCAAGCCTTCCGCAAGCAAGTCATCGATGCGGCAACTCCCGGGAAGCTGCCTATCCACGAAATTGGCATACAAGCTGAATACCCCGAGCAAGTGGAATGGTAA
- a CDS encoding CBS domain-containing protein, translating to MKIAEIMTTDVETCPPNVTIQDIAAKMREINVGSIPICEEGKIIGIVTDRDIVLRGIAEELETDAPISEIFSETLITGTEEMLVEEAASLMARHQIRRLPIVHKEQVVGIVSLGDIAVRGKTPGEAETALEKVSEPAKPRR from the coding sequence ATGAAGATAGCGGAGATAATGACAACGGATGTAGAAACTTGTCCGCCGAACGTAACAATCCAGGACATAGCGGCCAAGATGCGCGAGATTAATGTCGGTTCGATTCCGATTTGTGAAGAAGGGAAGATTATCGGCATCGTCACAGACCGTGACATCGTCCTGAGGGGCATTGCGGAAGAGCTTGAGACGGATGCGCCCATTTCGGAAATTTTTTCGGAAACCTTGATTACTGGGACAGAAGAGATGTTGGTTGAGGAAGCGGCGTCGTTAATGGCCAGACACCAAATCCGACGCTTGCCGATTGTCCATAAAGAGCAAGTCGTCGGCATTGTCTCGCTCGGTGATATCGCCGTTAGGGGCAAGACGCCCGGTGAAGCGGAAACGGCACTTGAAAAGGTTTCTGAGCCAGCCAAACCACGACGGTAG
- a CDS encoding SurA N-terminal domain-containing protein: protein MIKKWFLGLSLGTSLLVLSACGGADESAENENAQPETQEQAPSGEENAAQPEMPEPDLEGIPEVVAQVNGEEVSKEDFEAAYTGQFQQAAMQAQMSGQEIDQDQLKNQLAESMVGQKLLIQEAENQKLAASDEKVNQTLEQLAQQNGLETTDEFLKALDEQGMKEEEVRSQVATQVKVDQLIAESAGDTTPSDEEVEAAYEQMKEQQEQMGSEEELPAFEELKPDLEEQVKTQKENEATQTLVAELREKADVTINL from the coding sequence ATGATCAAAAAATGGTTTTTAGGATTATCCCTTGGTACATCACTTCTCGTCTTATCAGCATGCGGCGGTGCCGATGAATCTGCAGAAAACGAAAACGCGCAACCTGAAACGCAAGAGCAAGCCCCTAGCGGCGAAGAAAATGCCGCACAACCAGAAATGCCCGAGCCCGACCTCGAAGGCATTCCTGAAGTCGTTGCACAAGTAAACGGCGAAGAAGTCAGCAAAGAAGATTTTGAAGCAGCATATACAGGCCAATTCCAACAAGCGGCCATGCAAGCCCAAATGTCCGGCCAGGAAATTGACCAGGATCAATTAAAGAATCAATTGGCAGAAAGCATGGTCGGCCAGAAACTGCTCATCCAGGAAGCGGAAAATCAAAAATTGGCCGCTTCTGATGAAAAAGTAAACCAAACTTTGGAGCAGCTAGCACAACAAAACGGCCTCGAAACCACAGATGAATTTCTGAAAGCTTTGGACGAACAGGGCATGAAAGAAGAAGAAGTTAGATCGCAAGTCGCCACACAAGTGAAGGTAGATCAGCTGATCGCTGAGTCTGCAGGAGATACCACTCCTAGTGATGAAGAGGTAGAAGCCGCCTATGAGCAAATGAAAGAACAACAAGAGCAAATGGGCAGCGAAGAAGAACTCCCGGCTTTTGAAGAACTAAAACCGGATCTTGAAGAACAAGTCAAGACGCAAAAAGAAAACGAAGCCACTCAAACACTCGTGGCAGAACTGCGTGAAAAAGCAGACGTGACCATTAACCTTTAA
- a CDS encoding amino acid ABC transporter ATP-binding protein, giving the protein MIIGENIHKSFGDLEVLKGVDLHVQPQEVVVLVGVSGSGKSTLLRCFNFLEMINEGSITIDGKKVDAKKDNLTKIRAEVGMVFQHFNLFPHKTVLENVIEAPITVKKMNKDKAKKLGLELLDKVGLSDKADVYPSKLSGGQKQRVAIARSLAMEPKVMLFDEPTSALDPELVGEVLQVMKQLAEEGMTMVVVTHEMKFAKEVADRIIMIDQGTIIESADPKTFFENPQHERTRQFIQLVE; this is encoded by the coding sequence ATGATTATTGGAGAAAATATACACAAATCCTTTGGTGATCTCGAGGTGTTGAAGGGCGTGGATCTCCACGTCCAGCCCCAAGAGGTGGTTGTTCTGGTCGGGGTCAGTGGATCCGGCAAAAGTACGCTGCTCAGATGCTTCAATTTCCTGGAGATGATCAATGAAGGATCCATCACGATTGATGGCAAGAAAGTCGATGCGAAAAAAGACAATCTGACGAAGATCCGCGCCGAAGTCGGCATGGTCTTCCAGCATTTCAATTTGTTCCCGCATAAGACGGTGCTCGAAAATGTCATCGAGGCACCGATCACGGTCAAGAAAATGAATAAGGATAAAGCCAAAAAGCTGGGTCTTGAGCTATTGGACAAAGTCGGCTTGAGCGATAAGGCGGACGTCTACCCGAGTAAATTGTCGGGCGGACAGAAGCAGCGCGTCGCCATCGCGCGTTCACTTGCGATGGAACCGAAAGTGATGCTCTTCGATGAGCCGACCTCAGCGCTTGACCCGGAACTTGTTGGAGAAGTGCTGCAGGTTATGAAGCAGCTCGCGGAAGAAGGCATGACGATGGTCGTCGTGACGCACGAGATGAAGTTCGCCAAAGAAGTGGCGGACCGTATCATCATGATCGACCAAGGAACCATCATCGAATCGGCGGATCCGAAAACCTTCTTTGAAAACCCGCAGCATGAACGGACACGCCAATTTATCCAATTGGTTGAATAA
- a CDS encoding amino acid ABC transporter permease, translating into MFELFGTVFEVFMRTYPGFLEATVVTLQLTAIGVVLGTVIGLVFALMKISGSKILRGIANVYITIIRGTPLIVQIMFLYFGIVEIYTMSNFWAGAIALGVHNGAYIAEIFRGAIQGVDPGQREASMSLGMNRKQTMQRIVFPQALRRSIPPLGNQFIITLKDSSLVYIIGVAEIFSLANREAAQSFQPFESFIVVALYYLVLVMIFTYLLRWYENRLDVDKT; encoded by the coding sequence ATGTTTGAATTATTTGGAACAGTTTTTGAAGTATTCATGCGGACATATCCGGGCTTCCTTGAAGCTACGGTCGTTACGCTTCAATTAACGGCAATCGGTGTTGTTTTAGGTACGGTAATCGGCTTGGTGTTTGCCTTGATGAAAATTTCTGGATCCAAGATTTTGCGAGGCATTGCGAATGTTTATATTACGATCATCCGAGGTACACCGCTGATCGTACAGATCATGTTCTTGTACTTTGGAATCGTAGAAATTTATACCATGTCGAATTTCTGGGCAGGCGCCATCGCACTCGGTGTCCATAACGGGGCTTACATCGCGGAGATTTTCCGCGGGGCAATTCAAGGCGTAGACCCGGGACAGCGCGAAGCGAGTATGTCGCTAGGGATGAACCGCAAGCAGACGATGCAGCGGATCGTCTTTCCGCAAGCGCTGCGCCGTTCGATCCCGCCGCTTGGCAACCAGTTCATCATTACGCTAAAAGATTCGTCGCTTGTCTATATTATCGGCGTGGCGGAGATTTTCTCCCTCGCCAACCGGGAAGCGGCCCAATCATTCCAGCCGTTTGAATCGTTCATTGTCGTTGCGCTTTATTACTTGGTGCTCGTCATGATCTTCACGTACTTGCTGCGCTGGTATGAGAACCGGCTTGATGTGGACAAAACCTAA